In the genome of Vibrio ziniensis, the window TAAGGTGGTGTGCTGAAGTAAGTCGTAAACCTCGTTGATTGAACCAGAACTGGTATTTTCAATAGGAAGGACACCATAGTCAGCATGGCCTGATTCTACGGTTTTAGTCACTTCTTTAAATTGGTCGCAGTTAAGTTCAACTAATTCTGTATTTCTGCGGCTAAAGTATTCACGTGTAGCAAGGTGGGAATAGGAACCTTTCGAACCAAGAAATGCTACGCGAGCGAGTGGTTTTATGCTTTGTGGGTTAGCTAAATTCTGCAGGTAAGCCTGTTGAAGTAGCACTGAGTCTTCAATGATGGTGTGGAAAAGTTTAGTGATGTATTGAGCATCAAGTTGGTACTTATCCTTACCAGAGTTGATCAGTTTTACTAGGAGTTGTTGTTCACGTACGGCGTCACGAACGGGTTTTGACGTCTCTACTTTACTTTTTGCCACTTCAATACTTAGTTTACGTCGTTCTGATAGTAGGCTTAATAATTGGTCATCAAGTTCGTTAAGTCTTAAACGAATCTCGTCGAGAGAGTACTGTCTGTCTGTCATTGAAAATTATCCTTATAAAAAAACCTCCCAGTGGGAGGCTTTCTGTTCGTTTTTGACTTTTTTTTCTTAAACGACTTAGCCTCCAAAGGTTATTGGAGAAAAAAGAAGTCAAAAAAGAACAGTTGAGTATTTTGCATTATGGTTATTCAAGTCGTTAAGATAGTCCCACAATAAGCAAGGCAGCATAGAGCGTCAAGCAAAAAAATAGCGCCCGAGGGCGCTATTTTTAAACCTGCTAATTATTCAGTTTCTTCTTCTTCCAATTCTGGTTTTTCAGATCTTCTTGCTTCTGGTTTATGACGAAGCTTGTTTAGTTGACGTTCGAGTTTCTGTTCAACTTCGTTTACGGCTGCGTAGAGATCTTCGTGAATCGCGGAAGCAACTAATTGTCCTTTTGGTACCGTAACTGTTGCTTCAAACTTCATCTGTTTGTTTGGTTCTTCACTAAAGCTGCATTGACAACCTGTGATGTCGACTTGCCACTTCTCTAGTTTTTTTAATTTGCTCTCAATGTGGTCGCGGATTGCAGAGGTAATTTCGATGTTTTTACCAGTGATATTCATTTTCATAATGCTTTTTCCTCTGTGTCATCCCTCATGGGTTAACTCCAGATTACCCATTCTTAAATAAAAAATAGTGATCCTGATCACTATTTTTTGTGGGGTAATTCCGATCGCTTTTAAACGTGATCTTCCGCAAAATGTTGTCTTGATAGTGGCAGAAAAAGCTTGTGATTTTGCAGTTTATGACTAAATTTAGAGAGGTGGCTTACTGAAAATTCATCCATTTTTAGGGATCTAGTTCGGCCCTTTAAACATATTTGTCTATTTCCTAAACAACAAAAAATTGCGATTCCAGTCACTCTGCTCTCGTTTCTACACGTTTTGTCCCCGAATCTATACCTTCAATCTCATTTAACGTTGCTGCCAAACTCTCTTCTTTTGCTTGCTTTAGTTGTTCTAGTTGTTTGTAAACCACAAAATAGCGGCTGATGTTTGCGACATAATTAACAGGTTCAGCACCGATGTTCCTTCTCGTAATTACTTCCACGTTTTTAAACCAGATATTTGGATTAAAACCGTGTTTCTTGGCTAGGCGGCGCATTCTGCTGATATTCGCAGGGCCTGCGTTGTAAGCTGCTAACGCGAAATAAACTTGGTCATCTTCGCTGATTTCTGGTTCTGAAAAATATCGATTTTTGATGAAACGCATATACTTCACACCCGCATGAATATTGTTATCAACCCTATCTATGTGCGTAATATTGACGTTTCGGTCTCTGGCTGTGCTCGGTAATACTTGCATAATGCCAATGGCGCCTTTGTGTGACACTTTACGTTGATCAAAACCAGATTCTTGAAATCCTTGAGCTGCCATCATCAAGTATTCAAACTCATATTTTTGGGAATATTTAGTAAATATTTTTGCTAGTTCTTCAAGGCGTTTAAGGCTAGCTGGATTAAGTGCCTTATTTAGCCAACGAGTATCATCAATGTATTTGCTGAAGATAACATTGCCTAATAGCGTTCCTGATTTTGCGGTTCTCAAAAAGTCATTGACTATTTTTTTTAGCGCTGGCGAATTTTTACGCATCGCCCAAGCAATTTGACCATTTGTTCTTAGTGGTAATTGAGTATGCGCTTTTATGTCTTCCATCACGTGCAGCCACATTTCTGCTTTGTGGCTATCAAGCACTGTTGCGGTTATGTGACCTGAATTGACTAATTCCAGCAACTCGTAATCTTGTAGAGCTTCCTCTACGTAATGAATCTTAACAGGTTTTAGATTTTGCGACTTTAGTGACTTGTTTACTTTCCCCAAACTTTCCAGATAGCTAGAGCTAGCTCTGACCCAAATGTCTTTGCCCTCTAACTGAGTTAAGGTTGTAAGCTCAGGATAATTTTTGTTGGTGACAATTAACTCCTGAATCTCTTTTGTTAGAGGGTCACTAAAATCGATTTGCTGTAAGCGAGTTGGTGTTATTGTGAGATTGGCTATAGCAAGATCTGCAAAACCAGTTTCAACGGATGCAATAAGGTCATCTCTGAGTACGGGGATAATTTGGATATGTACATAGGGCGCTTGCTTTTTGAGACTATTTTCGAAGTGATACAAAAGTTCTGCCCCAATCCCTTTTGGGCGACCTGCTTCAACGTAGTAAAAACCTAAATCGGCAGAGACAACAACTCGAATGACTCCTTTTTCCTTAAGGAGTGGCCAATCACCTATATATGGCTTATCACTAAGTGGTGATAGTTCAATGCTGCTCACTGGAAGGGTGAAAAGCAAAAAAAATAGACTTAATACCCAACTGTGTAACCAACGCAAAATGCGACTCCTTTGCATTCACTTCTATCGGTTTGAATACCGATAAGTTTATGAACAAATGAAGAAATCAGCAAATTGAAACGAAAAAAAGCCACTGTAAAACAGTGGCTCATTCGGAGGTATTAGTAATTATTTTTCTGGGTTTAACTCAATTAGCTTCTCGGTGCGAGCGATTGAATCTGCCAATCCTAATTCTTTATATGCTGCTAGCTGAATTTGCAGCGATTTTCTTGCCGCTTCAGTGTCGGGGTAGGTTTTTTGCAGTTCCTGACAGCGTTTAATCGCTGCGATCCAAGCTTCTCTGCGTAAGTAAAAATCAGCAGTCGCTAGGTCATATTCAGCAAGACGGTTTTTCAGTGCAAACATTCGACGTTGCGAATCTTCTGCATATGGGCTGTCTGGGTAACGTTGCAGTAACTTTTTAAAGTCTGCAAAAGCGGCTTTCACTGGCTCTGGATCTCTGTCACTACGCTCAATATTGAACAAATCGTGCATAAAGTTACGATCTTGTGCCATATGAGTTAGGCCTCGCATGTAGAGTACCCAGTCCATTTTTTCATGCGTTGGATTTAAGCGACTAAAACGCTCAATGGTTGCCAAACCAAGGGCTAGATCGTCATTTTTGTAATAGACATAGATTAGGTCAAGCTGTACCTGTTCAGAGTATGCACCAAAGGGATAACGTGAATCCAAAGCTTCAAGTTTATCTATGGCAGTTAACCAGTTACCACTTTGCAATTCTGATTGAGCCTCAGTATACAGCTCAGAAGGTGGTACATCAGGGACGATGTTATCTTTGCTTGAACAGCCAAATAGCAGTGATAGTGCAAGCAAGCCTGATAAAGTTTGGTATTTCATGTCAGGAGTGGGTTCCTTGAAAATAAAGCATCTTAAAGCTGGAGCAACTGTTTTAAGCCAGAAGAATAGTTTCTTGTTTTAGCACGAACAACAGGGCTCCTCAAATCGTTTGGTTACTTTCTCTTTCGTTACAGATACAATAGCGGCCATTATTTTATCCATACTAGTGAGTATTAGTCTCACGGTTTTTAAAAAAGTTCGATATGGCTCAGCAGATTGAATTAACTCAAACAGTAAAAGATAGCCAGCTTGGTCAACGTTTAGATCAAGCTGTGGCTGAATTGTTCGCCGATTTTTCTCGTTCACGTCTGAAAGAGTGGTTACTTGACGGCAAAATAACAGTAGATGGACAAGTTGTCACTAAACCGCGCACGAAAGTGATGGGCGGCGAAGAGATTACTGTGCAGGCTGAACTTGAAGATGAAGTTCGTTGGGAAGCGCAAGACATCCCATTAGATATCGTTTACGAAGATGACGACATTATCGTTATCAACAAACCTCGTAATTTTGTAGTTCACCCAGGTGCTGGTACTCCAGATGGTACAGTGCTTAATGCGCTGTTATTCCACTACCCACCAATCGCAGAAGTACCGCGTGCGGGTGTTGTGCACCGTCTAGACAAAGACACCACTGGTTTGATGGTGGTGGCGAAGAACGTTCCTGTTCAAACTCGTTTAGTACGTGAACTGCAAAAACGTAACATTACCCGTGAATACGAAGCGATTGCGATTGGCAGAATGACGGCTGGTGGTATGATCGACAAACCTATTGGTCGCCATGCAACTAAACGTACACTGATGGCCGTATCACCAATGGGTAAACCTGCGGTAACGCATTATCGTGTCGCTGAGCATTTCCGCGAGCATACGCGTCTTCGTTTGCGTCTTGAAACTGGTCGTACACACCAGATTCGTGTTCACATGTCCTATTTGCAGCATCCTTTACTAGGAGACACTGCATACGGCGGTCGTGCACGTATTCCTAAAGGTGCTTCTCAAGAGTTAACGGATATGATTCGTAACTTTGATCGCCAAGCTCTGCACGCGGCTATGTTGCGCTTCAATCACCCTGTGACTGGGGAAGAAATGGAATTCCACGCACCAGTGCCAGAAGACATGGTTATCATGACTGAAGCACTACGCGCAGATGCACAGCAGAACAAAACGGAAGAGTATTAATCCTTAAGGGTTCTAACATGAATTGGATCACACCTAACTGGAATGCGCCTAAACAAGTCAAAGCCCTAGCTTCAACTCGTATCGGTGGCTTATCAAAAGTGCCTTACGAAGGACTGAATTTAGGAATGCATGTCGGGGATGATCCTATTCTTGTGCTACGAAATCGTGAGTTATTGCAGCAACAAACTCAAATGCCGAGTTCGCCAGTATGGCTCAACCAGACTCACTCAACGGTTGTGTTGAACGTGTCTGAGCCAACAAATGATGTACTCGATGCCGATGGTGTGATTACCTCGTCGTCAAATGTGGTTTGTTCTGCAATGACAGCTGATTGTTTACCTGTGTTGATCACCAACACATCGGGAACGCAAGTCGCTGCTGTTCATGCCGGCTGGCGTGGTTTAGCGGGTGGTATTGTTGAAAATGCGCTTAAGCAATTTTCTAATGATGTAATGTTATGGTTAGGCCCTGCTATTGGCCCTCAAGCATTTGAAGTCGGCGAAGACGTTTTAAAAGCGTTTTTAGATTACGACTCAAAAGCAGAATCAGCATTTGTACCGGGTAAACAAAAAGGTAAGTGGTGGGCTAACATGGCTACCTTGACTCGTTTGCGTATGGAGAAACTCGGTATCGATCAAGTTTTCGATAGCGGATTATGCACTTACCAAGATTCACAGCGTTTTTATTCTTATCGCCGCGATGGCGTGACAGGCAGACAAGCTACCTTCATCTGGATTGAAGAAAAATAATCACCACAAAGTTTTCAGTGTTACCTTGAAAATTGTCCCTATTGTAACCATCTTTCCTAACGTAATTAGTTCATCTCAGTTGAGGTTAGGAAGGTTGTTATGCGTCTCGACAGATTTACCAGCAAATTTCAAATAGCGATTTCCGACGCCCAGTCACTCGCACTAGGGCGAGATCACCAATACATCGAACCTGTGCACCTGATGGTTGCGCTGCTAGATCAAAATGGCAGCCCGATTCGTCCATTGCTGACCATGCTTGACGTCGATGTCATGCAGCTTCGCTCCAAATTGGGGGAAACGTTAGATCGTTTACCAAAAGTGAGCGGGATCGGCGGTGATGTACAGCTTTCTAGCGGCTTAGGTACTTTGTTCAACCTGTGTGACAAAGTGGCTCAAAAGCGCCAAGACTCGTACATATCTTCTGAGATTTATCTTTTGGCTGCGATTGAAGATCGCGGTCCGCTTGGTCAAATTCTTAAAGAGTTTGGTTTAACTGAGAAAAAAATCTCAGATGCGATTGAAAAGATCCGCGGTGGTCAGAAAGTGAATGACCCGAATGCGGAGGAGCTGCGTCAGGCTCTCGAAAAATTTACTATCGATCTTACTGAGCGAGCAGAGCAGGGTAAACTTGACCCTGTTATCGGTCGTGACGACGAGATCCGCCGAACCATTCAAGTATTGCAACGTCGTACCAAAAATAACCCTGTGATCATCGGTGAACCGGGCGTTGGTAAAACGGCAATTGTTGAAGGTTTGGCACAGCGCATTATCAATAACGAAGTGCCAGAAGGATTACGTGGACGCCGCGTTTTATCCCTTGATATGGGCGCACTCGTGGCGGGTGCAAAATACCGTGGTGAGTTCGAAGAGCGATTGAAATCGGTGTTGAATGAGTTAGCCAAAGAAGAAGGCAACATCATTCTGTTCATCGATGAGCTGCATACCATGGTGGGCGCGGGTAAAGGCGAAGGTTCAATGGACGCTGGCAACATGCTCAAACCTGCACTTGCGCGCGGTGAGCTTCACTGTGTAGGGGCAACAACGCTTGATGAATATCGTCAATACATCGAGAAAGATCCTGCGCTTGAGCGCCGTTTCCAAAAAGTGCTGGTGGATGAGCCGAGCGTGGAAGACACCATAGCAATTTTGCGCGGCTTGAAAGAGCGTTATGAACTTCACCACCACGTAGAGATTACTGACCCTGCGATTGTTTCGGCAGCAACGCTGTCTCATCGATATGTGTCAGATCGCCAGTTACCAGATAAAGCGATTGACCTGATTGACGAAGCGGCTTCAAGCATTCGTATCCAAATCGACTCGAAACCAGAAGCGTTGGACAAACTGGAACGTCGTATCATTCAGTTGAAAATTGAGCAGCAAGCGCTGTCGAATGAAACGGATGAAGCCAGCGAAAAACGTTTAAGTATTCTCAACGAAGAGTTGGGGCTAAAAGAGCGTGAATACGCTGAACTAGAAGAAGTTTGGAAAACAGAAAAAGCGGCATTATCAGGTACTCAGCACATTAAAACGGAACTTGAACAAGCTCGAATGGACTTAGAAGTTGCAAGACGTGCAGGTGATTTAAGCCGTATGTCTGAGCTGCAATACGGTCGTATTCCAGAGCTGGAAAAGCAACTTGATCTTGCTGCTCAAGCTGAAATGCAAGAGATGACTCTGCTACGCAACAAAGTGACAGATACCGAGATTGCCGAGGTGCTGTCTAAGCAAACGGGTATTCCTGTTTCGAAAATGCTGGAAGCAGAAAAAGAGAAATTGCTTCGCATGGAAGACGTTCTGCATAAACGTGTCATTGGGCAAGTTGAAGCGGTTGAAGTGGTCGCGAATGCGATTCGCCGTAGCCGTGCCGGTTTGTCTGACCCTAACAAACCGATTGGTTCGTTCCTATTTTTAGGTCCAACCGGTGTGGGTAAAACTGAGCTTTGCAAAACGTTGGCTCACTTTATGTTTGACAGCGAAGACGCGATGGTTCGTATCGATATGTCCGAGTTTATGGAGAAACACTCTGTGGCTCGTTTAGTCGGTGCACCTCCGGGATATGTGGGTTATGAAGAAGGCGGTTATTTAACAGAAGCGGTTCGTCGTAAACCTTACTCTGTCATCTTGTTAGATGAAGTGGAAAAGGCGCATCCCGATGTGTTCAACATTTTGTTGCAAGTGCTTGATGATGGTCGTTTAACTGACGGTCAAGGTCGTACGGTTGATTTCCGTAACACGGTAGTGATCATGACGTCGAACTTAGGCTCTTCAAGCATTCAGGAAAACTTCGCAAAACTGGATTATCAGGGTATCAAAGAGCGAGTGATGGAAACCGTAACCAAACATTTCCGTCCTGAGTTCTTAAACCGTGTTGATGAATCGGTAGTGTTCCATCCGCTTGGCAGAGAACATATTAAATCTATTGCTTCTATTCAGTTGGAACGTTTACATAAGCGCTTAGCTGAAAAAGACTACGAGTTAGCGGTTAACGAAGAAGCATTGGAGCTAATTGCTCAAGTGGGCTTTGATCCTGTTTACGGTGCTCGTCCCTTGAAACGCGCTATTCAACAGAATATTGAGAACCCGTTAGCGAAGTCTATTCTGTCTGGAAAATTCTTACCGGGCAAACCGATCCAACTTGGTGTTCGAGATGGCAATATCATCGCCAGTCAATAATTTTCGAAAGAGAATCGTAGAAAAGCCATGCGAAAGCATGGCTTTTTTGTATTCCTATGTATTGAGTTTATAGGGCTCATCTATCGACTCAAATACTGAGTTATACCACCCTAGATAAAAATATGCTCAACTGAGCATCGGTAGAACAGCGAATAGGCGTCAAAAGTAAACGCGCATTAATTCGTCCCTGAAGCTCCGCCGAGCCATCCATGGCTCGGAGGGTTTGCTTATCGACGCCTATTCACTGATCAGGAAATTATCCAGAATGGTATTAGGATCATTTAGCAAAGTTGGCGTTAATGCGCATTTTTAAATAGTCCTGCGCTGTGATTGGCTCGTAAACTTTCTTTGGTCCTTGAATGATTTGGTCACGGTTTGCTTGGCAGAAAAACGCCATACTGTAGCGCGAATCCTGGTTTTCTTCGGCGGTTGGCATGCGTACGCGGTGCAGAGTTGATTTGAGCAAATCATCACTCCAACGCATCAACATATCTCCAATGTTGCACGTAATCACTCCTGCTTTAGGTTCAACAGTGCTCCACACCAGATTCTCTTTTGCATCTTTACCTGCAGCTGCTTGTAATCCACCTTGGTTCTCTTGTTGGAATACCATAGTTAAACAGTCAAAGTCGGTATGTGCACCTGCACGCCAGAAAGTACCGGTTTGCGGAACTTCTTTCATTGGCAAGTAGTGAAGCATACGCAAGGTGCTAAGGTAATTTTCAGACTCTCTTTGATGCGCTTTAGTGAAAAAGTCGCGCTCAAATCCCAGCTTGTCAGCAAAGCAAGAGAGGATCTTCATGCCCAATTGCCATGCTTGATGCTCAAATGAAAGCAGGTGCGATTCAAAACCTTCCACTAACGTATTGCTTGGCCATAGGTCACTCATGTGAGGAAGAGTGATTTGGTAAGACTCTTTTTGATCTGCTGTACCCGTTGACGGGCGAACTTGTTGTTTAAATTCCCAGCCCGCATTTAACCCTTCTTTTAAAGGGAACTGCTGTTTTTCTTCGATAGGAAGTGCAAAGAATTGTTCGCTTAACTTAAAGGACTTTTCGATATCAGCTAAAGCAATACCGTGCTCAACCAGTTGGAAAAAGCCAACTTCTGTTGCGGCTTTCCAAAGCTGCTCGGTGATCTCTTCTCGGCGATGATCAAAGTCATGCAAGTTGATCATAGGGATCACGGTGTCGCTGGTCTCTAACCCTTTGCCACCGATGGTTGTCTCAAAGTTAAGTTCGTCTAAAAGATATGATTGACTCATTGTTTTCTCCAATTAAGCATTTGCTTGTTATT includes:
- a CDS encoding transglycosylase SLT domain-containing protein, with amino-acid sequence MRWLHSWVLSLFFLLFTLPVSSIELSPLSDKPYIGDWPLLKEKGVIRVVVSADLGFYYVEAGRPKGIGAELLYHFENSLKKQAPYVHIQIIPVLRDDLIASVETGFADLAIANLTITPTRLQQIDFSDPLTKEIQELIVTNKNYPELTTLTQLEGKDIWVRASSSYLESLGKVNKSLKSQNLKPVKIHYVEEALQDYELLELVNSGHITATVLDSHKAEMWLHVMEDIKAHTQLPLRTNGQIAWAMRKNSPALKKIVNDFLRTAKSGTLLGNVIFSKYIDDTRWLNKALNPASLKRLEELAKIFTKYSQKYEFEYLMMAAQGFQESGFDQRKVSHKGAIGIMQVLPSTARDRNVNITHIDRVDNNIHAGVKYMRFIKNRYFSEPEISEDDQVYFALAAYNAGPANISRMRRLAKKHGFNPNIWFKNVEVITRRNIGAEPVNYVANISRYFVVYKQLEQLKQAKEESLAATLNEIEGIDSGTKRVETRAE
- the rluD gene encoding 23S rRNA pseudouridine(1911/1915/1917) synthase RluD, which translates into the protein MAQQIELTQTVKDSQLGQRLDQAVAELFADFSRSRLKEWLLDGKITVDGQVVTKPRTKVMGGEEITVQAELEDEVRWEAQDIPLDIVYEDDDIIVINKPRNFVVHPGAGTPDGTVLNALLFHYPPIAEVPRAGVVHRLDKDTTGLMVVAKNVPVQTRLVRELQKRNITREYEAIAIGRMTAGGMIDKPIGRHATKRTLMAVSPMGKPAVTHYRVAEHFREHTRLRLRLETGRTHQIRVHMSYLQHPLLGDTAYGGRARIPKGASQELTDMIRNFDRQALHAAMLRFNHPVTGEEMEFHAPVPEDMVIMTEALRADAQQNKTEEY
- a CDS encoding outer membrane protein assembly factor BamD, which produces MKYQTLSGLLALSLLFGCSSKDNIVPDVPPSELYTEAQSELQSGNWLTAIDKLEALDSRYPFGAYSEQVQLDLIYVYYKNDDLALGLATIERFSRLNPTHEKMDWVLYMRGLTHMAQDRNFMHDLFNIERSDRDPEPVKAAFADFKKLLQRYPDSPYAEDSQRRMFALKNRLAEYDLATADFYLRREAWIAAIKRCQELQKTYPDTEAARKSLQIQLAAYKELGLADSIARTEKLIELNPEK
- the hpf gene encoding ribosome hibernation-promoting factor, HPF/YfiA family, with product MKMNITGKNIEITSAIRDHIESKLKKLEKWQVDITGCQCSFSEEPNKQMKFEATVTVPKGQLVASAIHEDLYAAVNEVEQKLERQLNKLRHKPEARRSEKPELEEEETE
- a CDS encoding isopenicillin N synthase family dioxygenase — its product is MSQSYLLDELNFETTIGGKGLETSDTVIPMINLHDFDHRREEITEQLWKAATEVGFFQLVEHGIALADIEKSFKLSEQFFALPIEEKQQFPLKEGLNAGWEFKQQVRPSTGTADQKESYQITLPHMSDLWPSNTLVEGFESHLLSFEHQAWQLGMKILSCFADKLGFERDFFTKAHQRESENYLSTLRMLHYLPMKEVPQTGTFWRAGAHTDFDCLTMVFQQENQGGLQAAAGKDAKENLVWSTVEPKAGVITCNIGDMLMRWSDDLLKSTLHRVRMPTAEENQDSRYSMAFFCQANRDQIIQGPKKVYEPITAQDYLKMRINANFAK
- the clpB gene encoding ATP-dependent chaperone ClpB; amino-acid sequence: MRLDRFTSKFQIAISDAQSLALGRDHQYIEPVHLMVALLDQNGSPIRPLLTMLDVDVMQLRSKLGETLDRLPKVSGIGGDVQLSSGLGTLFNLCDKVAQKRQDSYISSEIYLLAAIEDRGPLGQILKEFGLTEKKISDAIEKIRGGQKVNDPNAEELRQALEKFTIDLTERAEQGKLDPVIGRDDEIRRTIQVLQRRTKNNPVIIGEPGVGKTAIVEGLAQRIINNEVPEGLRGRRVLSLDMGALVAGAKYRGEFEERLKSVLNELAKEEGNIILFIDELHTMVGAGKGEGSMDAGNMLKPALARGELHCVGATTLDEYRQYIEKDPALERRFQKVLVDEPSVEDTIAILRGLKERYELHHHVEITDPAIVSAATLSHRYVSDRQLPDKAIDLIDEAASSIRIQIDSKPEALDKLERRIIQLKIEQQALSNETDEASEKRLSILNEELGLKEREYAELEEVWKTEKAALSGTQHIKTELEQARMDLEVARRAGDLSRMSELQYGRIPELEKQLDLAAQAEMQEMTLLRNKVTDTEIAEVLSKQTGIPVSKMLEAEKEKLLRMEDVLHKRVIGQVEAVEVVANAIRRSRAGLSDPNKPIGSFLFLGPTGVGKTELCKTLAHFMFDSEDAMVRIDMSEFMEKHSVARLVGAPPGYVGYEEGGYLTEAVRRKPYSVILLDEVEKAHPDVFNILLQVLDDGRLTDGQGRTVDFRNTVVIMTSNLGSSSIQENFAKLDYQGIKERVMETVTKHFRPEFLNRVDESVVFHPLGREHIKSIASIQLERLHKRLAEKDYELAVNEEALELIAQVGFDPVYGARPLKRAIQQNIENPLAKSILSGKFLPGKPIQLGVRDGNIIASQ
- the pgeF gene encoding peptidoglycan editing factor PgeF, encoding MNWITPNWNAPKQVKALASTRIGGLSKVPYEGLNLGMHVGDDPILVLRNRELLQQQTQMPSSPVWLNQTHSTVVLNVSEPTNDVLDADGVITSSSNVVCSAMTADCLPVLITNTSGTQVAAVHAGWRGLAGGIVENALKQFSNDVMLWLGPAIGPQAFEVGEDVLKAFLDYDSKAESAFVPGKQKGKWWANMATLTRLRMEKLGIDQVFDSGLCTYQDSQRFYSYRRDGVTGRQATFIWIEEK